A genomic stretch from Aerococcaceae bacterium zg-1292 includes:
- the ylqF gene encoding ribosome biogenesis GTPase YlqF, whose protein sequence is MTTIQWFPGHMAKARREASEKLNLVDIVIELVDARIPESSRNPMIDEIVQQKPRIIVLNKADLADKQKTQQWVTYYEAQGYQSLAIDAQHSKGLKQLEKECQALMAPYFEKQQAKGVKPRAIRLMILGIPNVGKSTLINRFVGKNQAITGNKPGVTKAQRWLKIGRNFELLDTPGILWPKFEDPDVGKKLALTGAIKDQLLHMDDLALYLIDYLRQYQPNTLVDKFKFTTEQLEQETTVNLLLSMTQQMGLKDDFETASQRLVHDFRQQKFGNLTLDVPYVSVNSHE, encoded by the coding sequence ATGACGACGATTCAATGGTTTCCAGGCCATATGGCAAAGGCAAGGAGAGAAGCAAGTGAAAAGTTAAATCTTGTTGACATCGTTATTGAGTTGGTGGATGCGCGTATTCCTGAATCAAGTCGTAATCCGATGATAGACGAGATTGTTCAGCAAAAGCCACGAATTATTGTCTTAAATAAGGCGGATTTAGCTGACAAACAAAAAACACAACAATGGGTCACTTATTATGAAGCGCAAGGTTATCAATCATTAGCAATTGACGCACAACATAGTAAGGGATTAAAGCAATTAGAAAAGGAGTGCCAAGCACTGATGGCCCCGTATTTTGAAAAGCAACAAGCAAAAGGGGTCAAGCCACGTGCGATTCGCTTAATGATTTTAGGAATTCCAAATGTCGGTAAATCTACCTTGATTAATCGTTTTGTTGGTAAAAATCAAGCGATTACTGGTAATAAACCGGGCGTCACTAAAGCGCAACGCTGGTTGAAGATTGGTCGGAATTTTGAACTGCTGGATACACCCGGGATTTTATGGCCGAAATTTGAGGACCCAGATGTGGGGAAAAAATTAGCTTTAACAGGTGCGATTAAAGACCAACTGTTGCATATGGATGATTTAGCGTTGTATTTGATTGATTATTTACGTCAGTATCAGCCAAATACTTTAGTGGATAAGTTTAAGTTCACAACGGAGCAACTTGAACAAGAAACAACAGTCAACTTACTTTTATCAATGACACAGCAAATGGGCTTAAAAGACGACTTTGAAACAGCAAGTCAGCGATTAGTCCATGATTTTAGACAACAAAAATTCGGCAACTTAACATTGGATGTGCCATATGTATCGGTGAATTCACATGAATAA
- a CDS encoding ribonuclease HII has translation MNKLSITEIKAQLADVTQLDDELLQEYRLDERKGVQIAVKQTEKRIIQRQQQEQAHNARLECERRLWQEGYQYIAGIDEVGRGPLAGPVVTAAVILPKDCDALIGVTDSKQLSPAKRQHFVELIKSVALAYVITETSVETIDKYNIYEATRRSMRESVSAFSLQPDYLLIDAMHIDSSLPQESLIKGDQRSLSIAAASILAKEYRDQRMMEYALQYPEFGFDQHMGYGTAQHLSALATFGYTPIHRQSFAPVRNTQQKY, from the coding sequence ATGAATAAATTATCGATTACTGAGATTAAAGCACAACTTGCTGATGTGACCCAACTGGATGATGAGCTATTGCAAGAATACCGACTAGATGAGCGAAAAGGTGTGCAAATAGCTGTAAAACAAACCGAAAAACGCATTATCCAGCGACAACAACAAGAACAAGCTCATAATGCGCGACTCGAATGTGAGCGTCGTTTATGGCAGGAGGGATACCAATATATTGCTGGCATTGATGAGGTTGGGCGCGGTCCCTTGGCGGGACCAGTGGTGACTGCTGCTGTAATTTTACCAAAAGATTGTGATGCGTTAATTGGCGTGACCGATTCGAAGCAATTATCCCCTGCCAAGCGTCAGCATTTTGTCGAGTTAATCAAGTCGGTTGCATTAGCCTATGTAATAACTGAAACCTCTGTCGAGACAATTGATAAGTATAATATTTATGAAGCGACCAGACGGTCAATGCGTGAAAGCGTCTCAGCCTTCTCGCTTCAGCCGGATTATTTATTAATTGATGCGATGCACATTGATTCATCATTGCCACAAGAATCGTTGATTAAAGGGGACCAACGCTCGCTTTCGATTGCTGCAGCGAGTATTTTAGCTAAGGAATACCGCGACCAGCGAATGATGGAGTATGCTTTACAATATCCTGAGTTTGGTTTTGACCAACATATGGGGTATGGGACAGCGCAACATTTATCAGCGTTAGCGACATTTGGTTATACGCCAATTCACCGTCAATCATTTGCACCTGTTCGCAATACTCAGCAGAAATATTAA
- a CDS encoding penicillin-binding protein 2, with amino-acid sequence MAKYKLKKNKNKSHIPRRLNLLFVISFLCFMALFIRLGYLQLYRSETFLNMVKRTDSTVTTGSVPRGMIYDSQGRVLVGNHPEMAILYTRDRDSKVSPKDIIDVARKLASLIEIPTQSLTERDMKDYFIVTNEALVNSRLTPEQKQLSGKEVYKVQLEAVTKDDLVFSEGEKKVIALFKNMNSAYALSTVTVKNQNVTQEEIARVSEQLGSLPGISIGTDWQRTYPQNGLLRSILGQVSTEQRGLPSETAAELIAKGYAMNDRVGISYLEKQYEDVLRGTKSISKIVTDASDDILSNKKVFEGAKGNNLVLSMDTAFNAKLDEIAENALRNMQDQGLNDRIYIVVMNPNTGDILGITGKRFEYDKNTDSYTSEIVDDTLGAINTSYGMGSSVKPAMVAMGYLTGVISTTNNVITDEPMKFQASQEKSSVFNRTGKVDISDIEALEKSSNIYMIKMAMMIGGQTQWEQNGQLTIGKNTIDTMRNYFAEFGLGTNTGIDLPNESTGYSPEDSQLVSALDLSYGQFDLYTPLQMAQYVSTIANGGVRYAPRLVKEIRNTDANGELGGVITSIAPKIMNVVQLQPEQMERIHKGMYQVSHSQEGTARYLFLNYPIKVGSKTGTTEAFYSGPIQYAQNQPVTNATYIGFAPYDKPEIAVSVIVPYLLENASGRQSTAVAHEVMNAYFEMQSKTKETIAKYKAGN; translated from the coding sequence ATGGCTAAGTATAAATTGAAGAAAAACAAGAACAAATCACATATTCCGAGACGACTCAATCTGTTATTTGTCATTTCGTTTTTATGTTTCATGGCGTTATTTATCCGATTAGGGTATTTACAACTATATCGCAGTGAAACGTTCTTAAATATGGTTAAGCGTACTGATTCAACGGTAACTACCGGGTCGGTGCCGCGCGGAATGATTTACGATAGTCAAGGGCGTGTCTTGGTAGGGAATCATCCAGAAATGGCAATTTTATATACACGAGATCGTGACTCGAAAGTGTCACCGAAAGATATTATTGATGTCGCACGTAAATTAGCGTCGCTTATCGAGATTCCGACGCAAAGTCTAACCGAAAGAGATATGAAAGACTATTTTATCGTGACGAATGAAGCGCTTGTTAACAGTCGCTTGACGCCGGAACAAAAACAATTGAGCGGTAAAGAAGTTTATAAGGTGCAACTAGAAGCTGTAACCAAGGATGACTTAGTCTTTAGTGAAGGTGAAAAGAAAGTTATTGCCTTATTTAAAAATATGAACAGTGCCTATGCTTTATCAACGGTCACTGTTAAAAATCAAAATGTTACCCAAGAAGAAATTGCTCGGGTCAGTGAACAATTAGGGTCATTGCCAGGCATTTCAATCGGTACAGACTGGCAACGGACGTATCCTCAAAATGGATTGTTACGCTCAATTTTAGGTCAAGTATCGACTGAACAACGAGGGTTGCCAAGTGAAACGGCAGCAGAATTAATTGCGAAAGGTTATGCGATGAATGACCGTGTCGGGATTAGTTATTTAGAAAAACAATATGAAGATGTTTTACGTGGCACGAAATCGATCTCGAAAATTGTTACCGATGCATCTGACGATATTTTATCAAATAAAAAAGTGTTTGAAGGGGCTAAAGGGAATAACTTAGTCTTGTCAATGGATACAGCATTTAATGCAAAATTAGATGAAATTGCTGAAAATGCGTTACGTAATATGCAAGATCAAGGGTTGAATGACCGTATTTATATTGTGGTGATGAACCCGAATACGGGCGATATTTTAGGTATTACAGGTAAACGATTTGAATACGATAAAAATACAGACTCCTATACTTCTGAGATTGTCGATGATACGTTAGGAGCGATTAATACTAGCTATGGTATGGGGTCATCTGTCAAGCCAGCAATGGTTGCGATGGGGTATTTGACTGGTGTTATTTCAACAACGAATAATGTGATTACCGATGAGCCGATGAAATTCCAAGCGTCGCAAGAAAAATCCTCTGTATTTAACCGGACGGGTAAAGTGGATATTAGTGATATTGAAGCGCTCGAAAAATCATCCAACATCTATATGATTAAGATGGCGATGATGATTGGTGGGCAGACACAATGGGAACAAAATGGTCAGTTAACCATTGGTAAGAATACGATTGATACGATGCGTAATTATTTTGCTGAATTTGGCTTAGGAACAAATACTGGTATCGACTTACCGAATGAGTCCACTGGATATAGTCCAGAAGATTCACAATTAGTATCCGCCTTAGACTTGTCGTATGGACAGTTTGACTTATATACACCACTGCAAATGGCACAGTACGTGTCAACGATTGCTAATGGTGGGGTACGCTATGCACCGCGTTTGGTAAAAGAAATTCGTAATACTGATGCAAATGGTGAATTAGGCGGTGTTATTACGTCCATTGCGCCAAAAATCATGAATGTCGTGCAACTGCAACCAGAACAAATGGAGCGTATTCATAAAGGGATGTATCAAGTTTCCCATTCACAAGAAGGGACTGCGCGTTACTTATTTTTAAATTATCCAATTAAAGTCGGTTCGAAGACAGGTACCACAGAGGCGTTTTACTCTGGACCGATTCAATACGCACAAAACCAACCAGTCACCAATGCGACATATATTGGTTTTGCGCCATATGATAAGCCGGAAATTGCTGTATCCGTCATTGTGCCGTATTTATTAGAAAATGCGTCTGGACGTCAAAGTACTGCCGTTGCCCATGAAGTTATGAATGCTTATTTTGAAATGCAATCGAAGACCAAAGAAACGATTGCAAAATATAAAGCAGGGAACTAA
- a CDS encoding alpha-amylase, which produces MSIQPNQVIYSIFVRNFSSEGTFQGVIPQLPRIKALGVDLIWLLPIHPLGEENRKGQAGSPYANKDYRAINPEYGTLEDFKALCQAIHDNGMKVMIDVVYNHTSPDSVLVQEHPEWFFYRLDGKRGNQVGDWTDIVDLDYKNRALWDYQIESLTYWAQFVDGFRCDVAPLVPIEFWKEARQAVAAVKQDFIWLSESVEFSFIKLLRQAGAIAHSDCEMYQAFDVLYDYDVHYLFHGYVRGKNSLSEYINRLNLQEVIYPKNYIKARHLENHDNPRAKHLIPDEQNLLQWTAFQYFEKGFVLLYNGQEVQESTEQTLFDVDPVNWQAGRDISTEIRRFHDIKKQYIPVDSSARYELTPYDELDAVVLEHESNETLFVAVCSFKGKAGQVRVPLSDGKYTDLVSGEFVEVVDGLVALRDHALAISVAK; this is translated from the coding sequence ATGTCAATTCAACCGAATCAAGTTATTTATAGTATTTTTGTCCGAAATTTTTCATCTGAAGGCACTTTTCAAGGTGTCATTCCACAATTGCCTCGCATTAAAGCGTTAGGTGTCGATCTAATTTGGCTGTTACCGATTCATCCATTAGGGGAAGAAAACCGTAAAGGTCAGGCCGGTTCGCCTTATGCGAATAAAGATTATCGAGCTATCAATCCAGAATATGGAACACTGGAAGATTTTAAAGCATTGTGCCAAGCGATTCATGATAATGGTATGAAAGTGATGATTGATGTCGTATATAATCATACGTCACCGGATTCTGTATTAGTACAAGAACATCCTGAATGGTTCTTCTATCGCCTGGATGGCAAGCGTGGCAATCAAGTGGGTGATTGGACGGATATTGTTGATTTAGATTATAAAAATCGAGCATTATGGGATTATCAAATTGAATCATTGACCTATTGGGCACAGTTCGTTGATGGCTTCCGCTGTGATGTGGCGCCATTGGTACCGATTGAGTTTTGGAAAGAAGCACGTCAAGCAGTCGCTGCGGTGAAACAAGACTTTATTTGGTTATCTGAAAGTGTGGAGTTTAGCTTTATCAAATTATTACGCCAAGCTGGCGCCATTGCGCATTCTGATTGTGAAATGTATCAAGCGTTTGATGTCTTGTATGATTACGATGTCCATTATTTATTTCATGGCTATGTCCGTGGGAAAAATTCACTGAGTGAGTATATCAATCGTTTAAACTTACAAGAAGTGATTTATCCAAAAAATTACATTAAAGCACGTCATCTTGAAAATCATGACAACCCGAGAGCGAAGCATTTAATTCCAGATGAACAAAACTTATTACAATGGACAGCCTTTCAATATTTTGAAAAAGGATTTGTCTTACTTTATAATGGTCAAGAAGTACAAGAGTCGACAGAACAGACCTTGTTTGATGTTGACCCTGTCAACTGGCAAGCAGGACGTGATATTTCCACTGAAATCCGTCGTTTCCATGATATTAAGAAACAGTACATCCCAGTGGATTCTTCAGCACGCTATGAATTGACTCCTTACGATGAACTTGACGCCGTTGTGTTGGAACACGAAAGTAATGAAACATTATTTGTAGCAGTCTGTTCATTTAAAGGTAAGGCAGGGCAAGTACGTGTGCCGTTATCAGATGGGAAATATACAGATTTAGTAAGCGGTGAATTCGTTGAAGTTGTTGATGGACTAGTAGCATTAAGAGACCATGCCTTAGCGATTTCAGTTGCAAAATAA